Proteins encoded in a region of the Nocardia asteroides genome:
- a CDS encoding nitric oxide synthase oxygenase — MRECDEFFRLPELAHLSAQRRRGALEQLEQTGAYLQTAEEILIGAKLAWRNHARCVGRKHWRSLKLLDARRVRSARELAEVCWQHLHMATNGGAIQSMITVGPPRQPDGREFRIVSPQIIRYAGYRNGDGTVTGDAANIELTEFAVQLGWQGAGTPFDILPLLISTPDEPVRWFEIQPELAREVELEHPEFEWFAGLGLRWHALPAVSNMNLEVGGMTYPFAPFNGWYLGAEIGARNLSDANRYNMLPLIAEMMCLDTRAERNLWRDQALVELNRAVLYSFRKAGVYIVDHHTVAKQFCDHVKREEAAGRACPTDWSWINPPISSGLTPTFHRYYDPPDLDIRPNFVRRDFDADIGL; from the coding sequence ATGCGGGAGTGCGACGAGTTCTTCCGGCTGCCCGAACTGGCGCACCTGAGCGCTCAGCGCAGGCGCGGCGCGCTCGAGCAGCTCGAACAGACCGGCGCCTATCTGCAGACCGCCGAGGAGATCCTGATCGGAGCCAAACTCGCCTGGCGAAATCACGCGCGCTGCGTCGGCCGGAAACATTGGCGCTCCCTCAAATTGCTCGACGCCCGCCGCGTGCGCTCGGCCCGCGAGCTGGCCGAGGTCTGCTGGCAGCACCTGCACATGGCCACCAACGGCGGCGCCATCCAGTCGATGATCACCGTCGGCCCGCCGCGGCAACCGGACGGCCGCGAGTTCCGCATCGTCAGCCCGCAGATCATCCGATACGCGGGCTATCGCAACGGGGATGGCACGGTCACCGGCGACGCCGCCAATATCGAGCTCACCGAATTCGCCGTGCAGCTCGGGTGGCAGGGGGCCGGAACGCCTTTCGACATCCTTCCGTTGCTGATCAGCACGCCGGACGAGCCGGTCCGCTGGTTCGAGATCCAGCCCGAGCTCGCGCGCGAGGTGGAACTCGAGCACCCGGAGTTCGAGTGGTTCGCCGGTCTCGGACTGCGCTGGCACGCGCTGCCCGCGGTGTCGAACATGAATCTCGAGGTCGGCGGCATGACGTACCCGTTCGCGCCGTTCAACGGCTGGTATCTGGGCGCGGAGATCGGCGCGCGCAATCTCAGCGACGCCAACCGCTACAACATGCTCCCGCTGATCGCGGAGATGATGTGCCTGGACACCAGGGCCGAGCGCAATCTCTGGCGCGATCAGGCCTTGGTCGAGCTCAACCGCGCGGTGCTCTACAGCTTCCGCAAGGCGGGCGTGTACATCGTCGACCACCACACCGTCGCCAAGCAGTTCTGCGATCACGTCAAGCGCGAGGAGGCCGCGGGCCGCGCCTGCCCCACCGACTGGTCCTGGATCAACCCGCCGATCTCATCCGGGCTGACCCCGACCTTCCACCGCTACTACGACCCGCCCGACCTGGACATCCGGCCGAACTTCGTCCGCAGGGATTTCGATGCCGACATAGGGCTGTGA
- a CDS encoding dienelactone hydrolase family protein translates to MSGTYDDMAPLRGSDREEVRPTSGGQVPITVMEPEGNARGGIVLLHESGEFTGALRDLMNALAGEGWTVVAPKLFHREDGQAGGGVFGDELFEDFDACFDWLTRRGVFPDTIGVLGFDSAGTAAFLVATNRPIGAAVSVASPGIIEPLTDQADALVRAAPHLQAPWLGLFGVDDPATPPAQVDQLRDATARAAVASLVVTYPGLHHRADTPEADEDMATVDSQTRIFDWFDSNLR, encoded by the coding sequence ATGTCGGGCACCTACGACGATATGGCCCCGCTGCGGGGTAGCGACCGGGAAGAAGTGCGGCCGACCAGCGGTGGGCAGGTGCCCATCACGGTGATGGAGCCGGAAGGAAATGCCCGTGGCGGAATCGTGCTGCTGCACGAGTCCGGCGAGTTCACCGGCGCGTTACGCGACCTGATGAACGCACTGGCCGGCGAGGGATGGACGGTGGTCGCACCCAAACTCTTCCATCGCGAGGACGGCCAGGCGGGCGGCGGGGTCTTCGGCGACGAGCTGTTCGAAGACTTCGACGCCTGCTTCGACTGGCTCACCCGGCGCGGGGTGTTTCCCGACACCATCGGCGTGCTCGGTTTCGACTCCGCGGGCACCGCCGCGTTCCTCGTCGCGACCAATCGTCCGATCGGCGCCGCGGTGAGCGTAGCCTCGCCCGGCATCATCGAGCCGCTCACCGACCAGGCCGACGCCTTGGTGCGCGCCGCTCCCCACCTACAGGCGCCGTGGCTCGGCCTGTTCGGCGTCGACGACCCGGCCACCCCGCCCGCCCAGGTCGACCAGTTGCGTGACGCGACCGCCCGCGCTGCGGTCGCCAGCCTGGTCGTCACCTACCCCGGCCTGCACCACCGCGCCGACACCCCCGAGGCGGACGAGGACATGGCGACCGTCGATTCGCAGACCAGAATCTTCGACTGGTTCGACAGCAACCTGCGCTGA
- a CDS encoding maleylpyruvate isomerase family mycothiol-dependent enzyme yields the protein MTTAASQTPVQLDTVAEATARLLDTIRGLDEHAVTGPSALPGWTRGHVLAHLARNADSLVNLLLWAHTDVEIPQYASAFLRDHDIEAGAARPLTEHLADNEAAATRFLALARSLTDDAWRAQVRTRQGRPIPATEILWMRLQEVEIHHVDLNANYHPSDWPASFVTRILSQVTADLTRLTADTPLEPFTLRAMDSDYTATIGSSPATHTISGPSSSLAAWLIGRSTGSDLTGDLPSLPAWK from the coding sequence GTGACCACCGCCGCCTCACAGACCCCCGTGCAACTCGACACCGTCGCCGAGGCGACCGCCCGCCTGCTCGACACCATCCGCGGCCTCGATGAGCACGCCGTCACCGGCCCCTCCGCACTGCCCGGCTGGACCCGCGGCCACGTCCTTGCTCATCTCGCCCGCAACGCCGACAGCTTGGTGAACCTGCTGCTGTGGGCGCACACTGACGTCGAGATCCCGCAATACGCCAGCGCTTTCCTGCGCGACCACGACATCGAGGCGGGCGCGGCCCGTCCGCTCACCGAGCATCTGGCCGACAACGAGGCTGCCGCCACCCGCTTCCTCGCCCTCGCACGCTCGCTCACCGACGACGCTTGGCGAGCGCAAGTCCGCACCCGCCAGGGCCGGCCGATCCCGGCGACCGAAATCCTGTGGATGCGTCTGCAAGAGGTCGAAATCCACCACGTCGACCTGAACGCGAACTACCACCCCTCCGACTGGCCGGCCTCCTTCGTCACCCGCATCCTCTCCCAAGTCACCGCCGACCTCACCCGCCTCACCGCAGACACCCCCCTCGAGCCGTTCACCCTGCGCGCCATGGACTCCGACTACACCGCCACCATCGGAAGCTCCCCCGCCACCCACACCATCTCAGGCCCGTCCTCGTCCCTCGCCGCGTGGTTGATCGGCCGCAGCACCGGTTCGGATCTGACCGGCGACCTGCCGAGCCTGCCCGCCTGGAAGTAG
- a CDS encoding HoxN/HupN/NixA family nickel/cobalt transporter has protein sequence MAITVVVLHILGWGTLLLFVVPGHYVIGGSVFGVGLGVTAYTLGMRHAFDADHIAAIDNTTRKLVAESGKQKVQTVGFWFALGHSTVVFVLVALLAFGVRALASGLEDEDSALQRWTGLWGTGVSGAFLILIGLLNLASLVGIWRVFQQMRLGEYDEAQLERQLDSRGLLNRVLRPVIGLVREPRHMYPVGMLFGLGFDTVTEVGLLVIAGGAAATGLPWYSILVLPVLFSAGMALFDSLDGSFMSYAYDWAFARPVRKIYYNLVITGLSVAVALLIGGQEIVSIFAEKLEVESGVVAWVGNLDLGDLGYIIVGLFVLTWAVAVAVWRFAGVERRWQDGLAAR, from the coding sequence ATGGCGATCACCGTCGTCGTGCTTCATATCCTCGGCTGGGGGACGCTTCTGCTGTTCGTCGTGCCGGGCCACTATGTGATCGGTGGTTCGGTATTCGGCGTCGGCCTGGGAGTGACGGCGTACACGCTCGGCATGCGGCACGCGTTCGACGCCGACCATATCGCCGCGATCGACAACACCACGCGAAAGCTCGTGGCGGAGAGTGGGAAACAGAAGGTCCAGACCGTCGGTTTCTGGTTCGCGCTCGGCCATTCCACCGTAGTTTTCGTACTGGTGGCTTTGCTCGCCTTCGGCGTGCGGGCGCTGGCGTCCGGGTTGGAGGATGAGGACTCCGCCCTGCAACGCTGGACGGGCCTGTGGGGAACCGGCGTGTCAGGTGCGTTCCTGATCCTGATCGGCCTGCTGAATCTGGCCTCGCTGGTAGGCATCTGGCGGGTGTTCCAGCAGATGCGCCTCGGCGAGTACGACGAAGCGCAGCTGGAACGACAGCTGGACAGCCGTGGCCTGCTCAACCGGGTGCTGCGGCCGGTGATCGGTCTCGTCCGCGAGCCGCGGCACATGTATCCGGTGGGCATGCTGTTCGGCCTCGGTTTCGACACCGTCACCGAAGTCGGGCTGCTGGTGATCGCGGGCGGTGCCGCGGCGACCGGGCTGCCCTGGTACTCGATTCTGGTGCTGCCCGTGTTGTTCTCGGCGGGCATGGCGCTGTTCGATTCGCTGGACGGGTCGTTCATGAGCTATGCCTACGACTGGGCCTTCGCTCGGCCGGTGCGCAAGATCTACTACAACCTGGTGATCACCGGCCTGTCGGTCGCGGTCGCGCTGTTGATCGGAGGGCAGGAAATCGTCTCCATCTTCGCCGAGAAACTCGAAGTAGAGTCGGGTGTGGTTGCCTGGGTCGGGAATCTGGATCTGGGTGATCTCGGCTACATCATCGTGGGGCTGTTCGTGCTCACCTGGGCGGTCGCCGTCGCGGTCTGGCGATTCGCCGGAGTGGAGCGACGCTGGCAGGACGGACTGGCCGCGCGATGA
- a CDS encoding lactate 2-monooxygenase: MSGGFIDFQNEIYLGGLGGVTPELPMTAAGLESLARERLDPVAFAYVAGSASAERTAAANRSAFDRYRLLPRMLRGSTGPGARDLSVEVLGTKLAAPVLTAPIGVLELLHEGGEVIVAEVAKELGIGTVLSTAASSTIEDVGAAAGAWWYQLYWPADDELACSFVRRAERAGASALVVTVDTPTLGWRPRDLEHAHLPFLHGKGIANYLSDPVFRGKLAAAPEESDEAMRTAILIWAGLFGNHTLRLADLARLREWTDLPIAVKGILHPDDARQVVDAGADAVVVSNHGGRQVDGSIAALDALPAVVATIGDRADVLFDSGVRTGSDVLVALALGAKAVLYGRPWAYGLGLAGATGARHALRILLADFDSALGLSGCTNPAAVSRALLSMVR; the protein is encoded by the coding sequence GTGAGCGGCGGCTTCATCGACTTTCAGAACGAGATCTACCTGGGCGGGCTGGGTGGCGTGACCCCCGAGTTGCCCATGACCGCCGCGGGTTTGGAATCGCTCGCGCGGGAGCGGCTGGATCCGGTCGCCTTCGCGTACGTCGCGGGCAGCGCGTCCGCGGAGCGCACCGCCGCGGCCAATCGGTCCGCCTTCGACCGCTACCGCCTGCTTCCCCGGATGCTGCGCGGCTCCACCGGCCCGGGCGCCCGGGATCTGTCGGTCGAGGTGCTCGGCACCAAGCTGGCCGCGCCCGTGCTGACCGCGCCGATCGGCGTCCTCGAACTGTTGCACGAGGGCGGCGAGGTGATCGTGGCCGAGGTCGCCAAGGAACTCGGCATCGGCACGGTGCTGTCCACCGCGGCCTCCTCGACCATCGAGGACGTGGGCGCGGCGGCCGGTGCGTGGTGGTACCAGTTGTACTGGCCTGCGGACGACGAACTGGCGTGCTCGTTCGTCCGGCGTGCCGAGCGGGCCGGAGCTTCGGCGCTCGTGGTCACCGTGGACACCCCCACCCTCGGCTGGCGGCCGCGCGACCTGGAACACGCGCACCTGCCGTTCCTGCACGGCAAGGGCATCGCCAACTACCTGTCCGACCCGGTGTTCCGGGGCAAACTCGCCGCCGCACCGGAGGAGAGCGACGAGGCGATGCGGACGGCCATCCTCATCTGGGCCGGGCTGTTCGGCAACCACACGCTGCGGCTCGCCGATCTGGCGCGGCTGCGCGAATGGACCGACCTCCCGATCGCGGTGAAGGGCATCCTGCATCCCGACGACGCGCGCCAGGTGGTGGACGCGGGCGCCGACGCGGTGGTCGTGAGCAATCACGGCGGCCGTCAGGTGGACGGCTCGATCGCGGCGCTGGACGCGCTCCCCGCGGTGGTCGCCACCATCGGCGACCGTGCCGACGTGCTGTTCGACTCCGGAGTGCGCACCGGTTCCGACGTGCTCGTCGCGCTGGCCCTGGGTGCGAAGGCCGTGCTGTACGGGCGGCCGTGGGCCTATGGCCTCGGCCTCGCCGGCGCCACCGGGGCTCGGCACGCGCTTCGAATCCTCCTCGCCGATTTCGACTCCGCGCTCGGCCTCTCCGGCTGCACGAACCCGGCCGCGGTGAGCCGCGCACTGCTGTCCATGGTGCGCTGA
- a CDS encoding NAD(P)H-quinone oxidoreductase, whose amino-acid sequence MRAIDLKSFGGPEVMSWAEVPDPAPGPGEVLIEVAAAGVNRADLLQRQGYYPPPPGASPFPGLECSGVIAEIGDGVREWTVGDRVCALLSGGGYAERVVVPATQVLAVPDGMDLGAAAGLPEVAATVWSNLVMTADLRANQLVLVHGGGSGIGTHAIQVARALGARVAVTAGSAEKLARCAELGASVLINYKEDDFVAAVRAEESGAGGPGADVILDNMGAAYLGRNVDALAEHGKLVVIGMQGGVNAELNLGALLRKWGTVHATNVRARPATGIGSKAEIVAEVRGRLWPLIADGTVAPVIAAELPIEEAAEAHRLLDSGEVFGKVVLRVKEL is encoded by the coding sequence GTGCGCGCGATAGATCTGAAGAGTTTCGGCGGCCCCGAGGTGATGTCCTGGGCCGAGGTGCCGGATCCGGCGCCCGGACCTGGGGAAGTGCTGATCGAGGTGGCCGCGGCGGGCGTCAACCGTGCCGATCTGTTGCAACGTCAGGGTTATTACCCGCCGCCGCCCGGCGCCAGCCCGTTCCCCGGCCTCGAATGTTCCGGTGTCATCGCCGAAATCGGCGACGGGGTGCGTGAGTGGACGGTGGGCGATCGGGTCTGCGCGCTGCTTTCCGGCGGTGGTTACGCCGAACGGGTGGTGGTGCCCGCGACGCAGGTGCTCGCGGTTCCGGACGGCATGGACCTGGGCGCGGCGGCCGGGTTGCCCGAAGTGGCGGCGACCGTGTGGTCGAACCTCGTGATGACCGCCGATCTGCGCGCGAACCAGCTGGTGCTGGTCCACGGCGGCGGCAGCGGGATCGGCACGCACGCCATCCAGGTCGCCCGCGCCCTCGGCGCTCGGGTGGCGGTGACCGCCGGATCGGCCGAGAAGCTGGCGCGCTGCGCGGAGCTGGGGGCGAGCGTGCTGATCAACTACAAGGAGGACGACTTCGTCGCGGCGGTGCGCGCCGAGGAGTCCGGCGCGGGCGGCCCCGGCGCGGACGTCATCCTGGACAACATGGGCGCGGCCTATCTGGGGCGCAACGTCGACGCGCTGGCCGAGCACGGCAAATTGGTGGTGATCGGCATGCAGGGCGGGGTGAACGCCGAGCTGAATCTGGGTGCGCTGCTGCGTAAGTGGGGCACCGTCCACGCCACCAACGTGCGCGCGCGGCCCGCCACCGGTATCGGCAGCAAGGCCGAGATCGTCGCCGAGGTGCGCGGCCGGCTGTGGCCGCTGATCGCCGACGGCACGGTCGCGCCGGTCATCGCCGCCGAACTGCCGATCGAGGAGGCCGCCGAGGCGCACCGGCTGCTGGACTCCGGTGAGGTGTTCGGCAAGGTGGTGCTGCGGGTGAAGGAACTCTGA
- a CDS encoding esterase family protein — protein MLSRRAVRRWVSSALISAALVSGAVGLGASQVTAVPGKPPPVNSGSSDGPGPAEPTTKRPSIARIERIEPIHDRWLRVYVASPAMSRVVEVQVLLPRDQSRPRPTVYMLDGRSASPDSNNWTELGHADRFYADKDVNVVLTVGGPASFYTDWQQPDPVLGTNKWETFLTKELPPLIDAEFDGNGTNAVMGVSMGAEAAMMLAFRQPALYTAIAAHSGCFSMGTDIGQAQARAVVATYMGEPDNMFGKQDDPAWLAHDVTLHADALRGKTIYLSVGSGLPGVHDVPGNPNVDLPSAITFGGPLEAATNACTRRLTDRLRSLDIPVTAHFRATGTHSWPYWEDELALSWPTIAPAIGVR, from the coding sequence ATGCTGTCTCGGCGCGCGGTGCGGCGTTGGGTCTCCAGCGCCCTGATAAGCGCCGCACTTGTCTCCGGTGCGGTGGGATTGGGTGCTTCCCAGGTAACGGCGGTCCCCGGGAAACCGCCGCCGGTGAACAGTGGGTCCTCCGACGGTCCCGGCCCGGCCGAGCCGACCACCAAGCGACCCTCCATCGCGCGGATCGAGCGCATCGAACCGATCCACGATCGGTGGCTACGGGTCTACGTCGCCTCGCCCGCGATGAGCCGGGTGGTCGAAGTGCAAGTTCTGCTGCCGCGCGACCAGTCGCGCCCGCGTCCGACCGTGTACATGCTCGACGGCCGCAGCGCGAGCCCCGACAGCAACAACTGGACCGAACTCGGGCACGCCGACCGCTTCTACGCGGACAAGGACGTCAACGTCGTGCTCACCGTCGGCGGTCCCGCCAGCTTCTACACCGACTGGCAGCAGCCCGACCCGGTGCTCGGCACGAACAAGTGGGAGACGTTCCTGACCAAGGAGCTGCCTCCGCTGATCGACGCGGAGTTCGACGGCAACGGCACCAACGCCGTCATGGGCGTCTCGATGGGCGCGGAGGCGGCGATGATGCTGGCGTTCCGGCAACCGGCGCTCTACACCGCGATCGCGGCGCACAGCGGCTGCTTCTCGATGGGCACCGACATCGGCCAGGCGCAGGCGCGCGCCGTGGTCGCCACCTACATGGGCGAGCCGGACAACATGTTCGGCAAGCAGGACGATCCGGCCTGGCTCGCGCACGACGTCACCCTGCACGCGGACGCGCTGCGCGGCAAGACGATCTATCTTTCGGTCGGCAGCGGCCTGCCCGGCGTGCACGACGTGCCGGGCAACCCGAACGTCGACCTTCCCAGCGCCATCACGTTCGGCGGGCCGCTGGAGGCCGCGACCAACGCCTGCACCAGGCGGCTCACCGATCGACTGCGGTCCCTCGACATTCCGGTCACCGCGCATTTCCGGGCCACCGGTACGCACTCCTGGCCGTACTGGGAGGACGAGCTGGCCCTCTCGTGGCCCACGATCGCGCCCGCGATCGGCGTTCGTTAA
- the hisC gene encoding histidinol-phosphate transaminase, translating into MTAQIRPDLESIPAYTPGRSNPGAVKLASNETTVGPLPAAAKAIAEAAELANRYPDNQVTELRTALAEFLGVGFDNIAVGCGSVALCQELVQITCASPSDEVLFAWRSFEAYPIVTKVGNATAVQVPLTPGQVHDLDALAAAVTERTKLIFVCNPNNPTGTAVGKAALVRFLDAVPSHVLVVLDEAYYEYIRLADRPDGVELGRTRPNVVVLRTFSKAYGLAGLRVGYAVGDPAVITALLKVHIPFSVNRLAQAAAIASLEARHELLDRTDLLVAERARVRDALVTAGYPVPPSEANFVWLPLGARSAEFGEASATAGVLVRPYGTDGVRVTIGDPHENDLFLSFAGAPDVLARFLG; encoded by the coding sequence GTGACAGCGCAGATCCGGCCGGACCTCGAATCGATCCCGGCGTACACCCCCGGCCGCAGCAATCCCGGCGCGGTCAAATTGGCCAGCAACGAGACGACCGTCGGTCCGCTGCCCGCCGCCGCGAAAGCCATCGCCGAGGCGGCCGAGCTGGCCAACCGGTATCCGGACAACCAGGTCACCGAGCTGCGCACGGCGCTGGCCGAGTTCCTTGGGGTCGGCTTCGACAATATCGCGGTCGGGTGCGGCAGCGTCGCGCTGTGCCAGGAGCTGGTGCAGATCACCTGCGCGTCGCCGTCCGACGAGGTGCTGTTCGCGTGGCGCTCGTTCGAGGCGTACCCGATCGTGACGAAGGTGGGCAACGCCACCGCCGTGCAGGTGCCGCTCACACCCGGCCAGGTTCACGATCTGGACGCGCTGGCCGCCGCCGTCACCGAGCGGACCAAGTTGATCTTCGTCTGCAACCCGAACAATCCCACCGGCACCGCCGTCGGCAAGGCGGCGCTGGTCCGGTTCCTGGACGCGGTGCCGTCGCACGTGCTGGTGGTGCTGGACGAGGCGTACTACGAATACATCCGGCTGGCCGACCGCCCTGACGGCGTCGAGCTCGGCCGGACCAGGCCCAATGTGGTTGTGCTGCGCACCTTCTCCAAGGCGTACGGCCTGGCCGGGCTGCGAGTGGGCTACGCGGTGGGCGACCCGGCCGTGATCACGGCCCTACTGAAGGTGCACATCCCGTTCAGCGTGAACCGGCTCGCGCAGGCGGCGGCGATCGCGTCGCTGGAGGCCCGTCACGAGCTGCTGGATCGCACCGACCTTCTGGTCGCCGAACGCGCGCGCGTGCGCGACGCGCTGGTGACGGCGGGCTATCCGGTGCCGCCGAGCGAGGCGAATTTCGTCTGGCTGCCGCTGGGCGCGCGCAGCGCCGAGTTCGGCGAGGCGAGCGCGACGGCCGGCGTGCTGGTGCGGCCGTACGGAACCGACGGGGTGCGTGTCACCATCGGTGACCCGCACGAGAACGACCTGTTCCTGAGCTTCGCCGGTGCGCCGGATGTGCTCGCGCGGTTCCTGGGTTAA
- a CDS encoding DUF6228 family protein, with amino-acid sequence MEAGQAVELVCPDPGNRVRLWNRVAPYGDDVVALCAEFSGDQMRAAVHGLTVDFYGGGSLPLYLDGLASEFAGWQGVQSWESLDHDLRVDAQHDPRGYVEMTWTLSPRSCSRPDSWTATVVTALEAGEEMRRLADSVHRFLRPSSTQPMGR; translated from the coding sequence GTGGAAGCCGGGCAGGCCGTGGAGTTGGTCTGTCCCGATCCGGGAAACAGAGTCAGGCTCTGGAACCGTGTCGCGCCCTATGGGGACGATGTCGTGGCGTTGTGTGCCGAATTCTCCGGCGATCAGATGCGTGCCGCGGTTCATGGGCTCACTGTCGATTTCTATGGGGGCGGCTCACTACCGCTGTACCTGGACGGGCTGGCGTCGGAGTTCGCTGGCTGGCAGGGGGTTCAGAGCTGGGAAAGCCTGGATCACGATCTGCGAGTCGATGCGCAGCACGATCCGCGTGGCTACGTCGAGATGACCTGGACGTTGAGCCCACGCAGCTGCTCGCGCCCGGACAGCTGGACCGCAACCGTGGTCACGGCGCTGGAAGCAGGCGAGGAGATGCGCCGACTCGCCGACTCGGTCCATCGGTTCCTTCGACCCTCGTCAACCCAACCGATGGGTCGATGA
- a CDS encoding RidA family protein, producing the protein MSDRVNISSGSEFEDIVGYSRAVRLGNVIAVSGTTASAPGGTAVGGDDIGEQTRETLRRIGSALEEAGASLADVVRTRIFVTDIARWPEVAKAHAEVFGEIRPATAMYEIKALITPALLVEIEADAIVGG; encoded by the coding sequence ATGAGCGATCGCGTGAACATCTCCTCGGGTTCGGAGTTCGAAGACATCGTCGGCTACTCGCGGGCGGTCCGGCTCGGCAATGTCATCGCGGTCAGCGGGACCACCGCTTCGGCCCCCGGCGGCACGGCGGTCGGCGGCGACGACATCGGCGAGCAGACCAGGGAAACGCTGCGGCGCATCGGCTCCGCCTTGGAGGAGGCGGGTGCGAGCCTGGCCGACGTGGTGCGCACCCGCATCTTCGTCACCGATATCGCACGCTGGCCCGAGGTCGCCAAGGCGCACGCCGAGGTGTTCGGCGAGATCCGTCCCGCGACGGCCATGTACGAGATCAAGGCTTTGATCACCCCGGCCCTGCTGGTCGAGATCGAAGCCGACGCGATCGTCGGCGGGTAG
- a CDS encoding MarR family transcriptional regulator, with product MDGHQRLMTALNRQLQRDSDLTVAEYRILVLLSEAPDRSLRMSELADGVLSSRSKLTHQIRRLEAQRMVRRNTCLEDGRGVLAELTDEGMRRLEAAAPGHVEAVRRHFIDLLAPAQLEVIGDVFERVDEEIGKHSG from the coding sequence ATGGACGGCCACCAGCGCCTGATGACGGCGCTGAATCGTCAGTTGCAGCGGGATAGTGACCTGACCGTCGCCGAATACCGGATTCTGGTCCTGCTCTCCGAGGCGCCCGACCGCTCGTTGCGGATGAGCGAGCTGGCCGACGGCGTGTTGTCCTCACGCAGCAAGCTGACCCATCAGATCCGGCGGCTGGAGGCCCAGCGGATGGTCCGCCGCAACACCTGCCTCGAGGACGGCCGCGGGGTGCTCGCCGAACTCACCGACGAGGGCATGCGCCGCCTCGAAGCCGCAGCGCCCGGCCACGTCGAAGCCGTCCGCCGCCACTTCATCGACCTGCTGGCCCCCGCCCAGCTCGAAGTGATCGGTGACGTCTTCGAACGCGTCGACGAGGAAATCGGCAAGCACTCCGGCTGA
- a CDS encoding transposase, whose protein sequence is MSVSDDVLVVHVVQAYRFALNPTPSQVAMLLSHCGAQRFAFNWALDLVSANLRQRAAERSYGIAESELTPAVGWLRSTNRRIARLHARVVRARVDGLHKLTTALTARYGTIVVENLNIAGMVRNRRLAGSIADAGWGELRRQLDYKVRWNVGTLVVADRWYPSSKTCSNPRCGAVKAKLRLSEREFRCEHCGLVIDRDRNAARNLAGLATRRPPRVAGRRKTSLLEIRASPVARSAEDIATGTPHLVR, encoded by the coding sequence ATGAGTGTCAGCGATGACGTGCTGGTCGTACATGTAGTGCAGGCATATCGCTTCGCTTTGAATCCGACCCCCAGTCAGGTGGCAATGTTGCTCTCCCACTGCGGGGCGCAGCGATTCGCGTTCAACTGGGCGCTTGACCTGGTTAGCGCGAACCTTCGGCAGCGAGCGGCGGAGCGTTCCTACGGCATCGCAGAAAGCGAGCTGACGCCAGCGGTGGGATGGTTGCGATCCACCAATCGCCGGATCGCGAGGTTGCACGCGAGGGTAGTGCGGGCACGAGTTGATGGACTGCACAAACTGACGACCGCGCTCACCGCCCGCTACGGGACGATCGTCGTAGAGAATCTGAATATCGCCGGAATGGTGCGTAACCGCCGTTTGGCCGGCTCTATCGCCGACGCGGGGTGGGGTGAATTAAGGCGGCAGCTGGACTACAAGGTTCGATGGAACGTAGGAACACTCGTCGTCGCCGACCGCTGGTACCCATCATCGAAAACCTGCTCCAACCCTCGCTGTGGTGCGGTGAAAGCCAAGCTGCGTCTCAGCGAGCGCGAGTTTCGATGTGAGCACTGCGGTCTGGTGATCGATCGCGATCGCAACGCTGCGCGAAACCTGGCCGGTTTGGCGACGCGACGTCCTCCCCGAGTTGCGGGGCGACGGAAAACGAGCCTGCTGGAAATCCGCGCAAGCCCGGTCGCACGGTCGGCGGAGGATATTGCCACGGGAACGCCTCACCTGGTGAGGTGA